Proteins from a single region of Streptomyces spectabilis:
- a CDS encoding M1 family metallopeptidase yields MTDRTEVDKVLAEAAHHANSSVLAASDLAGVGDPYFPVDGSDLFTITHHTLEVDFDLTSGMLRGVARLDIAVSADVPAIALDFGLPTQAVAIDGSTLAPRVVPGKLVLEPDTGLSAGSHQIDITYAGLPGEVEIRGERSWLNTPLGALAAREPHAAAFWFPTNDHPSRKATYDLTITVPRGFVAVAPGRLVEHSHTSRVHRFRWVTAEPVASYLYSLVVDRMRIELDTLDDHGVQWVSAYGDGVNDSAPSARASIETTPTVCAWLVTLLGPYPFDAIGGVVTRMAGPHALETQTHPIYGDHFFRRSLDSYVVAHEMAHHWFGNSVSLSTWNDIWISEGMATYLSWMWSEHNGEGTTDELFSSFYHLRAANPDYWRIPPGDPSPAHLLSTQVYERGAMATHVLRRSIGDDAFISCLRTWCADHRHHHGSLSQFLATAAAVSKADTVAIMQPWLFARRRPDPPPGVLTPADLEPPSLRFIRRTGDPQSPRPAGPSR; encoded by the coding sequence ATGACTGACCGGACAGAAGTGGACAAGGTGCTGGCCGAGGCGGCCCACCACGCCAACTCTTCAGTACTGGCCGCCTCGGACCTGGCCGGCGTGGGAGACCCCTACTTCCCGGTCGACGGATCTGACTTGTTCACCATCACCCACCACACACTCGAGGTCGATTTCGACCTCACCAGTGGCATGCTGCGCGGAGTAGCACGCCTGGACATTGCCGTCAGTGCCGACGTACCGGCGATCGCGCTCGACTTCGGACTACCGACCCAGGCGGTGGCCATCGACGGCTCCACGCTGGCCCCCAGGGTGGTCCCCGGGAAGCTCGTCCTCGAACCCGACACTGGTCTCAGTGCCGGAAGTCACCAGATCGACATCACTTACGCGGGCTTGCCCGGAGAGGTGGAAATCCGAGGCGAGCGGTCCTGGCTGAACACACCCTTGGGCGCGCTCGCCGCGAGGGAACCACACGCGGCAGCGTTCTGGTTCCCTACCAATGACCACCCGTCACGCAAGGCGACCTACGACCTCACGATCACCGTGCCACGCGGGTTCGTCGCCGTTGCTCCAGGCCGTCTCGTCGAGCACTCACACACCTCACGCGTGCATCGCTTCCGGTGGGTGACAGCCGAACCCGTAGCCTCTTACCTCTACTCGCTGGTGGTCGACAGGATGCGGATCGAGCTCGACACCCTCGACGATCACGGCGTGCAATGGGTGTCCGCCTACGGCGACGGGGTCAACGACTCCGCACCGTCGGCCCGGGCCTCCATCGAAACCACGCCGACAGTGTGCGCATGGCTCGTGACCCTCCTCGGCCCCTACCCGTTCGACGCCATCGGCGGAGTGGTGACACGGATGGCCGGCCCCCATGCGCTGGAGACCCAGACCCATCCGATCTACGGCGACCACTTCTTCCGCCGGAGCCTCGACTCGTACGTCGTGGCGCACGAGATGGCTCATCACTGGTTCGGCAATTCAGTGAGCCTCTCGACCTGGAATGACATCTGGATCAGCGAGGGCATGGCCACCTATCTGTCATGGATGTGGTCGGAGCACAACGGCGAGGGCACCACAGACGAGCTGTTCAGCAGCTTCTATCACCTTCGGGCCGCCAACCCTGACTACTGGCGGATCCCACCCGGCGACCCATCACCAGCCCACCTCCTGTCGACCCAGGTCTATGAACGCGGAGCGATGGCAACCCATGTTCTTCGCCGGTCGATCGGCGACGACGCGTTCATCAGTTGTCTGCGCACGTGGTGTGCCGACCACCGCCACCACCACGGATCGCTGTCGCAGTTCCTCGCTACGGCCGCCGCAGTCAGCAAGGCCGACACTGTCGCGATCATGCAGCCCTGGCTGTTCGCGCGCCGGCGCCCCGACCCACCCCCGGGAGTACTCACCCCCGCCGACCTCGAACCGCCTTCGCTTCGCTTCATCCGCCGCACCGGAGACCCTCAGTCACCAAGGCCGGCGGGCCCTTCCCGGTGA
- a CDS encoding aminotransferase class V-fold PLP-dependent enzyme produces MPAIEPKFADFAIHYRQYAAADHLDEVRARDFSQLDRLDQVYLDYTGSALPGRYQLDRYRDFVCDGIWGNPHSMNLPSQRSTEAITAARQNVLDFLNGSPDEYTVVFCANASAAIRLVAESFPFAASSRLGLLQDNHNSVLGIREYAERMGAETTTVRLGSDLRADVDETTRMLASGIDGPSLFAYPAQSNFSGIRHALDWIDVAHAHGWKVLLDAAALVLSQDLDLAKHKPDFVPISFYKIFGWPTGIGCLVARKEALADLRRPWFSGGTVIASSAMGGWHALAPGAEGFEDGTPNFLGAVGVGIGIDYVTNVLKRAPARARMTSLLQYTLNRITELKHDNGMPMCVVYGPSDMVERGPTIAFNILDSNGHVVDERLVESRSVEMKIALRTGCFCNPGVGEAAFGLDTADLLRAGRLSNGPYSVDHYRHEVGIQTGGALRISLGPVSNFHDLSRFDSFMLSWQNFIQTTGSLAGLPPRERC; encoded by the coding sequence ATGCCGGCCATCGAGCCGAAATTCGCGGACTTCGCGATCCATTACAGGCAGTACGCTGCCGCGGATCATCTCGACGAGGTGCGTGCCCGGGACTTCTCACAACTGGATCGTCTCGACCAGGTGTACCTGGACTACACCGGCAGTGCGCTTCCTGGCCGGTACCAGTTGGACAGATACCGCGACTTCGTCTGCGACGGCATCTGGGGCAATCCGCACTCGATGAACCTGCCCTCGCAGCGCTCGACGGAAGCGATCACAGCGGCACGGCAGAATGTGCTCGACTTCTTGAACGGGTCACCCGACGAATACACCGTCGTGTTCTGCGCGAACGCTTCGGCCGCGATTCGGTTAGTAGCCGAATCGTTCCCCTTCGCCGCGTCATCCCGGCTCGGTCTTCTCCAGGACAACCACAACTCCGTACTCGGCATTCGCGAGTACGCCGAGCGGATGGGCGCTGAGACGACGACCGTACGGCTCGGCTCGGACTTGAGAGCCGATGTTGACGAGACGACCCGAATGCTTGCGAGCGGTATAGACGGCCCATCGCTCTTCGCCTACCCGGCCCAGAGCAACTTCTCCGGGATCCGCCATGCGCTCGACTGGATAGACGTGGCTCACGCCCACGGCTGGAAGGTACTGCTCGACGCCGCGGCCCTAGTACTGTCGCAGGACCTCGACTTGGCCAAGCATAAGCCCGACTTCGTGCCGATATCGTTCTACAAGATCTTCGGCTGGCCAACCGGAATCGGCTGCCTCGTCGCGAGGAAAGAGGCGCTGGCCGATTTGCGGCGCCCTTGGTTCTCGGGCGGCACCGTGATCGCGTCCAGCGCGATGGGAGGCTGGCACGCGCTCGCGCCAGGAGCGGAGGGGTTCGAAGACGGGACGCCGAACTTCCTCGGCGCCGTCGGTGTCGGCATCGGCATCGACTATGTCACGAACGTCCTCAAACGGGCTCCGGCGCGGGCACGCATGACGAGTCTGCTGCAGTACACGCTGAATCGAATCACCGAACTGAAGCACGACAACGGCATGCCGATGTGCGTGGTCTACGGCCCCAGCGACATGGTCGAAAGGGGACCCACCATCGCGTTCAACATCCTGGACAGCAACGGTCACGTCGTCGACGAACGCCTCGTCGAGAGTCGATCGGTCGAGATGAAGATAGCGTTGAGGACCGGCTGCTTCTGCAATCCCGGCGTCGGAGAGGCCGCGTTCGGCCTCGATACAGCCGACCTGCTGCGAGCCGGTCGGCTCAGCAACGGCCCCTACTCGGTCGATCACTACCGGCACGAGGTCGGCATTCAGACCGGCGGTGCGCTGAGAATCTCGCTCGGGCCGGTCTCCAACTTCCATGACCTATCCCGTTTTGACTCCTTCATGCTGAGTTGGCAGAACTTCATCCAGACCACCGGGAGTCTCGCCGGTCTGCCTCCTCGTGAGCGTTGCTGA
- a CDS encoding FAD-dependent oxidoreductase, with product MVIGGSIAGLLTGQVLSVEFDEVVVIDRDDLDTASSSVRRGVPQARHPHTLLRRGEQILNTLFPGITDELIRHGAVVMPMDRVWWWQHRGYRAAVPDAAPIISCSRPLLECLVREHVEGNGVVEFRTGETVDLISNGGAVTGVCVRDPSGTSTEIKAELVVDCTGRRSRADHWLTEIGYPSPEMQLVQSDVRYTTRVFHRSTSVRTDGAAGYFVISDPKAKKRFGTAMPIEGDRWIITLAGLHGEGAPTDLAGYLSWAQTLPTAKIASIIEDERPIGAAVRYRLPGSEWRMFHRLAAHPSGFVCVGDSVCSLNALYGQGMTSAAVQVVALREALARSDVMDPEFARTFYRLSARAVSPAWATATGADFIYPETRGHRPWPTKMINRYVTKCVVAGQHDSTIATSLWDVANMVKHPTSLLSPSALARTVRYSRRGPLLSYKPITPR from the coding sequence GTGGTGATCGGCGGCAGCATCGCCGGCCTGCTGACAGGGCAGGTGCTCTCGGTCGAATTCGATGAGGTCGTCGTGATCGATCGTGACGACTTGGACACTGCGAGCAGCAGTGTCCGGCGCGGCGTCCCGCAGGCGAGGCACCCTCATACGCTCTTGCGCCGCGGTGAGCAGATCCTCAACACGCTGTTCCCCGGCATCACAGACGAACTGATTCGACATGGTGCGGTCGTGATGCCCATGGATCGGGTGTGGTGGTGGCAGCACAGGGGCTACCGTGCGGCGGTGCCTGACGCGGCCCCCATCATCTCGTGCTCACGTCCGCTGTTGGAGTGCCTGGTGCGCGAGCACGTCGAGGGCAACGGGGTCGTCGAATTCCGCACCGGTGAAACGGTCGATCTGATCAGCAACGGCGGTGCCGTCACTGGGGTCTGCGTCCGCGACCCGTCAGGCACATCAACGGAGATCAAAGCCGAACTCGTCGTGGACTGCACCGGGCGGCGGTCAAGGGCCGACCACTGGCTGACCGAGATCGGATACCCCAGCCCCGAGATGCAGCTGGTCCAATCCGACGTGCGGTACACGACCCGTGTCTTCCATCGGTCGACGAGTGTGCGGACCGATGGCGCCGCCGGATACTTCGTCATCAGCGATCCGAAAGCCAAGAAGCGATTCGGCACAGCGATGCCGATCGAGGGTGACAGGTGGATCATCACCCTCGCCGGGCTGCACGGCGAGGGCGCGCCGACCGACCTGGCCGGGTATCTCAGCTGGGCCCAGACCCTGCCCACCGCCAAAATTGCGTCCATCATCGAAGACGAACGGCCCATCGGTGCGGCGGTTCGCTACCGGCTGCCGGGCAGCGAGTGGCGGATGTTCCACCGTCTCGCGGCCCACCCGAGCGGCTTCGTGTGCGTCGGCGATTCCGTATGCAGCCTCAACGCCCTGTATGGGCAGGGCATGACGTCTGCCGCAGTTCAGGTTGTGGCACTGCGGGAGGCCTTGGCGCGGTCCGATGTCATGGACCCGGAGTTCGCCCGCACGTTCTACCGATTGTCCGCACGCGCGGTGTCGCCGGCATGGGCGACGGCTACCGGAGCCGATTTCATCTATCCCGAGACCCGCGGCCACCGACCCTGGCCGACGAAGATGATCAATCGGTACGTCACCAAATGCGTGGTGGCCGGCCAACACGACTCGACCATCGCGACGAGCCTGTGGGACGTGGCGAACATGGTGAAACACCCCACATCGCTGCTGAGCCCGTCGGCTCTCGCGAGAACGGTGCGCTATTCCAGGCGAGGGCCCCTGCTGAGCTACAAGCCGATCACACCTCGATGA
- the asnB gene encoding asparagine synthase (glutamine-hydrolyzing): MCGIAGWVSFDSAFDDRSADAIESMTATMSRRGPDATGTFVRENVALGHRRLAVIDPAGGRQPMVATESGHEVALVYSGEMYNYTELRAELKARGRRFETRSDTEVLLLGYLEWGESIVERLNGMFAFAIWDQRQERLFLARDRFGIKPLYVYRIPSGIVFGSEPKAILAHPLADRTVTVDGLRELFAMTGQPGWSLWRDMDQVRPGTTLTVERTGIAPYTYWSLQTRQHTDDIPTTVQRVRGLLDDIVERQLVSDVPLCVLLSGGLDSSTLTGLAAATDAAKRQALRTFSVDFEDQEKTFVPDEIRDTPDAPFVREVIELVKTNHHRVALDQSALSRPSVRRAVVGARDIPAGLGDMDNSLYLLFRAIREQSTVALSGESADEIFGGYIWFHHPGSVNADNFPWLAFRSAFTADRFALLNHDLRAKLELDDFIADQYAVSRKAVEHLPGDDDREKRMRLISHQHLTRFLPMLLDRKDRASMAVGLEVRVPYCDHRLVDYVYNTPWSFKTFDGREKSLLREACGALVPQAVRDRVKSPYPTSQDPRYAASLAGQLSEILAHPDHPVFAIVDRQWAQAATEIPPDKMPGDVRAGLDRILDVYHWLDMYSPDLLV, encoded by the coding sequence ATGTGCGGAATTGCCGGCTGGGTCTCGTTCGATTCAGCTTTCGATGACCGGTCGGCCGATGCCATCGAGTCCATGACAGCGACCATGTCGCGCCGTGGCCCGGATGCGACCGGAACCTTCGTTCGCGAGAACGTCGCCCTCGGCCACCGGCGCCTGGCCGTGATAGATCCGGCGGGTGGCCGCCAGCCGATGGTGGCAACCGAGTCCGGTCATGAAGTCGCGCTCGTCTACAGCGGTGAGATGTACAACTACACCGAGCTGCGGGCCGAACTCAAGGCGCGTGGTCGCAGGTTCGAGACGAGAAGCGATACCGAAGTCCTGCTCCTGGGCTATCTGGAGTGGGGTGAGTCGATCGTCGAACGACTCAACGGGATGTTCGCGTTCGCGATCTGGGACCAGCGGCAAGAGCGGTTGTTCCTCGCACGGGACCGCTTCGGCATCAAGCCCCTGTATGTCTACCGCATACCCTCGGGGATCGTCTTCGGGTCCGAGCCGAAGGCGATCCTCGCCCATCCGCTGGCTGACCGCACGGTCACCGTCGATGGCCTGCGTGAACTGTTCGCGATGACCGGTCAGCCCGGCTGGTCGTTGTGGCGCGACATGGACCAGGTTCGGCCGGGCACGACGCTCACAGTCGAGCGCACTGGCATTGCCCCGTACACCTACTGGAGCCTGCAGACCCGGCAACATACCGACGACATACCGACTACGGTCCAGCGTGTGCGCGGACTGCTCGACGACATCGTCGAACGGCAGCTCGTCTCGGACGTCCCCCTGTGCGTACTGCTGTCCGGCGGTCTGGACTCGAGCACCCTCACCGGTCTCGCCGCTGCGACCGACGCAGCGAAGCGCCAGGCGCTCCGGACCTTCTCCGTCGACTTCGAGGACCAGGAGAAGACGTTCGTACCCGATGAGATCCGCGATACACCGGACGCGCCGTTCGTCCGGGAGGTCATCGAACTCGTCAAGACCAACCATCACCGCGTCGCTCTCGACCAGAGTGCCCTTTCGAGGCCAAGCGTGCGCCGTGCCGTCGTCGGCGCCCGTGATATTCCCGCCGGGCTCGGCGACATGGACAATTCGCTGTATCTGCTCTTCCGTGCGATTCGCGAGCAGTCCACCGTTGCCCTTTCAGGGGAGTCCGCGGATGAGATCTTCGGGGGATACATCTGGTTCCATCACCCGGGGTCGGTCAACGCGGACAACTTCCCCTGGCTGGCATTCCGCAGCGCCTTCACGGCCGACCGGTTCGCCTTGCTGAACCACGACCTGCGGGCGAAGCTGGAGCTTGATGATTTCATCGCCGACCAGTACGCCGTCTCCCGCAAGGCAGTGGAACACCTTCCCGGAGACGACGACCGCGAGAAGCGGATGCGGCTCATCAGCCACCAACACCTCACCCGATTCCTTCCCATGCTGCTCGATCGCAAGGACCGCGCCTCCATGGCCGTCGGGCTGGAAGTCCGCGTTCCGTACTGCGACCATCGGCTGGTCGACTACGTCTACAACACGCCGTGGTCGTTCAAGACCTTTGACGGCCGCGAGAAGAGCCTGCTGCGCGAGGCCTGCGGGGCCTTGGTGCCCCAGGCGGTTCGCGATCGTGTGAAGAGCCCCTACCCGACGAGTCAGGACCCCAGGTACGCCGCAAGCCTCGCCGGCCAGCTATCCGAGATCCTTGCGCACCCTGACCACCCCGTCTTCGCGATCGTCGATCGGCAGTGGGCGCAGGCGGCAACCGAGATCCCACCGGACAAGATGCCCGGCGACGTCCGAGCGGGACTGGACCGGATACTGGATGTGTATCACTGGCTCGACATGTACTCGCCCGACTTGTTGGTGTAG
- a CDS encoding carboxymuconolactone decarboxylase family protein — MPHITVDARMPGIFGLFNYRPETAKPLLEFCEALLRDENSLSRGERELIAGHVSNLNASPFCANGHFAIAAAQLNNGEAIVDGVRSRSTDTAISPKMKALLDIATKVTADGKTVEDSDVAKAREAGAAERDVHDAVLIAAAFAMFNRYVDGLNAVVPEDPNFYRSMAAGLISQGYVAGVHSKTERQPS, encoded by the coding sequence ATGCCACACATCACCGTTGACGCCCGGATGCCCGGCATCTTCGGGCTGTTCAACTACCGCCCCGAAACCGCCAAGCCACTCCTTGAGTTCTGCGAGGCACTGCTGCGCGACGAAAACTCCCTCTCACGCGGCGAGCGTGAGCTGATCGCGGGGCACGTGTCCAACCTCAATGCCAGCCCGTTCTGTGCCAACGGGCACTTCGCGATCGCGGCAGCCCAGCTGAACAACGGCGAGGCCATCGTGGATGGCGTCAGGTCACGATCAACCGACACTGCGATCAGCCCGAAGATGAAGGCGTTGCTCGACATCGCGACAAAAGTGACCGCTGACGGCAAGACCGTCGAGGACTCAGACGTCGCCAAGGCACGCGAGGCCGGGGCCGCGGAGCGCGACGTGCATGACGCAGTCCTCATCGCTGCCGCCTTCGCCATGTTCAACCGCTATGTCGACGGACTGAATGCCGTGGTACCTGAGGACCCGAACTTCTACAGGTCCATGGCCGCGGGACTCATCAGCCAGGGGTACGTGGCCGGCGTCCACTCCAAGACCGAGCGCCAGCCGTCCTAG
- a CDS encoding cytochrome P450 gives MTNIAESTQQRFGEMSALFADPYPLYRHLRDEEPVKFSPELNAWVVSRYNDIKAVCGDPETFSSRGLTHPFDDPHPAVAEVLATGYPMVPIAISTDGEAHARFRHPYVQAMAQTRTKEFSSAVDCVVDRHLDRIVPLGKCDVIADLARPVTVEVILRFMGISAEHIEDASRWSRDLVSFLFAPAELDERLRQARNLVAFQHFIADEIEERRARPTSDVISVMVHEQLPDAEPLSMNEIVSALCGLVMAGHKTTIDTVGNGLAVLLAEPARWAQLCADPSTIETVVEEILRYDAPLQGLWRTTTRDTTLSGVSIPAGCRLFILFGSGNRDAEAFDSPDQVRIDRMPNRHLSFGHGAHFCIGAPLARAEVQKLLARLAERLPNLSLSPEFTGERHTPVLGFHGYTQLPVEW, from the coding sequence ATGACCAACATCGCCGAGTCCACCCAGCAGCGGTTCGGTGAGATGAGCGCGCTGTTCGCCGACCCGTACCCGCTGTACCGTCACCTTCGTGACGAGGAGCCAGTCAAGTTCTCGCCCGAACTCAATGCCTGGGTGGTCAGCCGATACAACGACATCAAGGCAGTGTGCGGTGACCCGGAGACGTTCTCGTCACGGGGGCTGACGCATCCCTTTGACGATCCGCATCCTGCGGTCGCTGAAGTGCTGGCGACGGGCTACCCGATGGTGCCGATCGCGATCAGTACTGATGGCGAGGCGCATGCACGATTCCGCCACCCGTACGTGCAGGCCATGGCCCAGACCCGGACCAAGGAATTCAGTTCGGCAGTCGACTGCGTCGTCGACAGACACCTGGACCGCATCGTTCCGTTGGGAAAGTGCGATGTGATCGCGGATCTGGCCCGGCCCGTCACCGTCGAGGTCATCCTGCGCTTCATGGGCATCTCGGCAGAGCACATCGAAGACGCGTCCCGGTGGAGCAGGGACCTCGTGTCGTTCCTGTTCGCGCCCGCCGAGCTGGATGAACGCCTGCGGCAAGCGCGCAATCTGGTGGCGTTCCAACACTTCATTGCCGACGAGATCGAGGAGCGTCGGGCTCGGCCCACATCCGACGTCATCAGCGTCATGGTCCACGAGCAGCTCCCCGACGCCGAACCCCTGTCGATGAACGAGATCGTCAGCGCTCTGTGCGGGCTGGTCATGGCAGGGCACAAGACGACCATCGACACCGTGGGCAACGGTTTGGCCGTCCTCCTGGCGGAGCCCGCCCGTTGGGCACAGCTGTGTGCCGACCCGTCGACCATCGAGACTGTCGTCGAAGAGATCCTGCGTTACGACGCCCCTCTGCAGGGCCTGTGGCGGACGACGACCCGGGACACCACCCTCAGTGGCGTATCGATACCGGCCGGCTGCAGGCTGTTCATCCTCTTCGGCTCCGGCAACCGTGATGCAGAGGCGTTCGACTCTCCTGACCAGGTGCGCATCGACCGCATGCCCAATCGGCATCTGTCCTTCGGGCACGGCGCGCACTTCTGCATCGGGGCGCCGCTGGCGAGGGCTGAGGTGCAAAAGCTCCTCGCGCGCCTGGCGGAACGGCTCCCGAATCTGTCGCTCTCACCAGAGTTCACCGGCGAGCGTCACACGCCCGTCCTCGGGTTCCACGGATACACCCAGTTGCCAGTCGAATGGTAA
- a CDS encoding flavin reductase family protein: MRSFQHRLAAGTVSAIEPRPRAAGLPESLLDREPRGAPTAGVDPATFTRTLSYFVTGLTIVTGVTRMGPVGMTCQAFCSVSLDPPLVLFCARNGSTTGQVVSELGAYSVNLLGKDQQWIAERMATIDANGDRFKGIDWRPSELTGCPVLAGAIAHIDCEVRDVHPAGDHSVYVGQVIGAGTSEADVQPLTYYRGTYG, from the coding sequence TTGCGTTCATTCCAGCACCGTCTCGCCGCAGGCACCGTGTCGGCCATCGAACCACGTCCTCGGGCTGCTGGCCTGCCGGAATCACTACTGGACCGCGAGCCGCGAGGGGCACCCACCGCAGGGGTCGACCCGGCGACCTTCACCCGTACGCTCAGCTATTTCGTCACCGGACTGACCATCGTGACCGGGGTGACACGGATGGGCCCCGTCGGTATGACGTGTCAGGCGTTCTGCTCGGTATCGCTCGATCCGCCGCTGGTCTTGTTCTGTGCGCGAAATGGCTCCACAACTGGTCAGGTGGTAAGTGAGCTGGGCGCGTACAGCGTGAACCTGCTGGGCAAGGACCAGCAGTGGATCGCAGAACGCATGGCCACCATCGATGCCAACGGGGATCGGTTCAAGGGCATCGACTGGCGACCGAGCGAGCTCACGGGATGCCCGGTCCTCGCCGGCGCGATCGCCCACATCGACTGCGAGGTGCGCGACGTCCATCCCGCCGGCGATCACAGCGTCTATGTCGGGCAGGTCATCGGCGCGGGAACCAGCGAAGCCGACGTTCAGCCCCTGACCTACTACCGCGGCACCTACGGGTAG
- a CDS encoding DUF6073 family protein, with amino-acid sequence MNELREGAAVKGADGSALHNAEVVKGHNLAWGGDLYTIRPYTLGPAALEAFTVRERIHVSIDGLGEDLVDLHGIGVYRRHEPRIGAEGETELTWRTATIGAQFLSLQVVGESDVFGQVRVTNTPTRSEGATVSPNLVPGPVDPEITPMKNCVTALYPQFDIENLGAIINTGGVRVDVESRVNMVPPIGDVSRTSTSYALYDGDRQVGTLLAADLEIGALLHHIPVKNATSPVEFSTIIA; translated from the coding sequence ATGAACGAGCTGCGCGAGGGCGCGGCTGTCAAGGGCGCCGATGGTTCGGCGCTGCACAATGCCGAAGTAGTCAAGGGACACAATCTCGCGTGGGGCGGCGACCTCTACACCATCCGTCCCTACACCCTGGGTCCGGCCGCACTCGAGGCCTTCACCGTCCGCGAGCGCATCCACGTTTCGATCGACGGGCTCGGCGAGGACCTGGTCGACCTGCATGGCATCGGTGTCTACCGTCGGCATGAGCCGCGGATCGGCGCCGAGGGCGAGACCGAGCTGACGTGGCGCACGGCAACCATCGGCGCGCAGTTCCTTTCGCTGCAGGTCGTCGGCGAGAGCGACGTGTTCGGGCAGGTCAGGGTGACCAACACCCCGACCAGGAGCGAAGGCGCCACTGTGTCGCCGAACCTCGTCCCCGGGCCCGTGGACCCCGAGATCACCCCGATGAAGAACTGCGTGACCGCGCTGTACCCGCAGTTCGACATCGAGAACCTCGGCGCGATCATCAACACGGGCGGCGTCCGCGTCGACGTAGAGTCGCGCGTCAACATGGTTCCGCCGATCGGTGACGTGTCCCGGACGTCGACGTCGTACGCGCTGTACGACGGCGATCGTCAGGTCGGGACGCTGTTGGCGGCGGACCTCGAGATCGGTGCCCTGCTGCACCACATCCCGGTGAAGAACGCGACCAGCCCGGTCGAGTTCTCAACCATCATCGCCTGA
- a CDS encoding ABC1 kinase family protein, whose amino-acid sequence MSVATAAARVAGAALVHPRRAGDAAADSLVRAVESLGGAYIKAGQLLATRSDLIGPRLAHRLSRLQDDVAAMSGTDALAVLERSHLPWPASAYSAVAKGPVASGSIACVYRWEPDSGAPLALKIRRPDAAETVPIDTAMLRSFARLCAMTPWMRSSPVVAIVDDLCSAVLNQLDLDRERIMLTQFRGVLKNEDHIVVPAPVDEYSNSELLAMEFVDGLDRKTFATAAPSLRDEGIITLVRAMYDLVFVHGFVHIDLHQGNAYLLPDGRLVLLDVGFAHVLSDFSRERFTRFFGGMVTGRGQECAEILLSTTKGIDHHDQNLVRFKAEVVRLVEESAELDVAHFSVPRFAARLFQIQQSNGYYAEPEMMFPLLCLIALEGTVNELAPHMDFQIEAAPYIMSSLIDL is encoded by the coding sequence GTGTCTGTGGCCACCGCAGCGGCACGAGTTGCCGGTGCCGCGCTCGTGCATCCGAGACGGGCCGGGGATGCGGCCGCTGATTCCCTCGTTCGAGCTGTTGAGTCACTCGGAGGCGCCTACATCAAGGCGGGCCAGCTGTTGGCCACCCGGTCGGACCTCATCGGTCCACGACTCGCACATCGGCTGTCGCGACTCCAGGACGACGTTGCTGCGATGAGCGGCACTGATGCGCTCGCAGTGCTCGAACGTTCACACCTGCCGTGGCCGGCGAGTGCGTATTCGGCAGTGGCGAAGGGGCCCGTGGCAAGCGGATCGATCGCTTGCGTGTACCGGTGGGAGCCCGATTCAGGCGCTCCCCTGGCGTTGAAGATACGGCGGCCCGATGCGGCCGAGACAGTGCCCATCGACACGGCCATGTTGCGTTCGTTCGCGCGGCTGTGCGCGATGACACCGTGGATGCGCTCCAGTCCGGTCGTCGCCATCGTCGACGATCTGTGCTCCGCCGTGCTCAATCAGCTTGACCTGGACCGCGAACGCATCATGCTGACCCAGTTTCGGGGAGTCCTCAAGAACGAAGACCACATCGTCGTTCCAGCACCAGTCGACGAATACTCCAACTCCGAACTGCTCGCCATGGAGTTCGTCGACGGCCTGGACCGGAAGACGTTTGCTACGGCGGCGCCGAGCCTGCGCGATGAGGGCATCATCACGCTGGTCCGCGCCATGTACGACCTCGTCTTCGTGCATGGTTTCGTGCATATCGACCTGCACCAGGGAAACGCATATCTGCTCCCGGACGGGCGACTCGTTCTGCTCGACGTCGGGTTCGCACATGTGCTCAGCGACTTCTCTCGTGAGCGTTTCACCCGTTTCTTCGGCGGCATGGTGACCGGGCGCGGGCAGGAGTGCGCGGAGATCCTGCTCAGTACGACGAAAGGGATCGACCACCACGATCAGAACCTGGTTCGGTTCAAAGCGGAGGTCGTTCGGCTCGTGGAAGAGTCCGCGGAACTCGATGTCGCGCACTTCTCGGTGCCCCGCTTCGCTGCGCGGCTGTTTCAGATCCAGCAGAGCAACGGCTACTACGCCGAGCCCGAGATGATGTTCCCGTTGCTCTGCCTGATCGCCCTAGAGGGAACCGTCAATGAGTTGGCGCCACACATGGACTTCCAGATCGAGGCCGCTCCCTACATCATGTCCAGCCTTATCGATCTGTAG